In Mytilus trossulus isolate FHL-02 chromosome 10, PNRI_Mtr1.1.1.hap1, whole genome shotgun sequence, the DNA window acccatttttGGTGggttcggctgttgtctgctctatgttcgggttgttgtcgctttgacatatttcccatttcttttctcaattttacattgtatataattatttctgaaCTGGAAAAGAAACTCACCAAAACATATATGTTTCCTGTTTTTTCCCCTTCTTTTTGATATGGACgcaaaggaaaaaaatattgtttagatttaaaaataatttgacaacCTAGTTTTAAATTCtcaataacataaaattgtacTCACAGGTTtaataacaaattcaaattcTTGGAGAGACCCATTAAAGttgacaaaacagaaaaataaaacttatttttagtcacttttcctcatgaaaCCAACAAATACTGCGAACAATGTGAAACCTCTAACTTCTGATTTTCGGGCTGGAAAACTCTTGTGCTTTTTCttggtacaataaaaattataaaatgttaacacatgtgtcttgttgttttttgtgttgttaataattaaaaaagtaataGTTTAGAATATAGTAAAGAACATTTGAAGGGAAATTGATTCATTCATCAATTACCGTTCGTTTAACATTCGGTGTCCATATTCCAAACACTTGTTCAATTGTAACGAGATTTCGTGGGCATCTTCTAGTATATTTAAACAGATTCGTCTCAAAAATGCATTAGCACGTATATAACTTCTGCGACACATAGACAGACATATGTAGAGAAAAGTGCatcatccattttttttttaaattttgtatcaagGTAAAGTCGGTACatattcaaactttaaaacCTGTCAGAAACaacatttttattgcaataatggttaaaaattaacaCTTCTTTTAACCTTAAATACAAACAATCTCGAATAAGTGCATAGTTATAAGACCTATTacctattttactttttaaaaagcaaACACGATAAGATTATCTGGAAAAGGGATACATCATATTCCTTGGAGTATTTCTTGTTAAATGCTTttatggtttttgttttgttttcagcgGTTCCAACTATCATTTGATAGGAAGAAAAATTACCTCACTTAGAGATATGAACAATCAACCTATGTAAGTTGTTACTGTAGATATATTTACTAGAATTATCGGCTATGAAAGGCTGAACCAATAgccatattttgtattataatacCGTTTTTTAAATTGGAAGTGTTCTTGCTTCAAGTGAGGAACTTCATCAGATGTTTTAAAACACTTTATAagtgtttatgttttgtttattatatagaaaagaacgtttgttttcctgtttgaattgttttacactggtcATTTTCTGCTCATAAGGCTTTATAGCATGCTGTTCTGGAAAGCAAAttctctgtgttgaagactgttCTTTGACCTAAACTTATTTACTCTTTTCACTTTGTGACTTGAATCGAGAGTTGTAACATTGACCCAATCTTCCTATTTCTATTTATCGTGTTGTATAATATTggttgtcttttaatttttattttttttataaaatttgtttctGATTTTCATATTCAACATTAAGAAATACATTGAAATACGTAGATTGATTGTTCTTTATAATTACAGGAATGGTCATTACAAGGAGGTACCATTATCTAGTCCAAAAAAGGAGAAATCGGGTAAAAAGAAACCAACCTATACTGGTTCCTTACGTTTTTATCAATTCAggtattttcaatagaaaaagacaaacatatagAATACCAGCTATCTGAACGATGCATGATATTTTCAGTACCCATACAATcatactgtgatttttttacagTTAATATTATTCTGGAAACCACCCCATATAAACATAGATCATTATGATAATAagtactatatattttgatcaAAAGTGATAATCATGAAATGCTATCAACCTTTTGTTCATAAAAATCCTCCAAATGAAATGTAAATCGCATTGGCCAGTCAATCTACATGTACTATCAATTTTGTGTAAGGAAACACCAATCAATTATAATATCTGATATCATTGATTGACACTTCGAACATAGTGATGTCATATGTTTGAcgatgtattttttattttcacaggGTGGATTTACATTATACGTTACTAGATTTTATACGTGGTGGATTGGAGCTCAATTTAGTAATAGCTGTTGATTTTACTGTAAGTTTGATATCTGTTTCCAATCTGTTTACAAatagatttgtatatgaaaaaaataataaagttggTTAACCATCATTTACACAACAACATAAATAcactaaaatatttatttaaattccccccccccccccccccccagtattaaaacttaaaatagcATGTGATTTTTTCCTTTTCACGTATACGGTATTACTCTCACATAAACTTACTTAAGTTTTATATTGACCTCTGCAGGTATTCGAACTGATCAGATTCAGACTCTTTTGGAAAATAACTTGCAAGCGAGTACTGTAATAGTATGCCGGACATAACGACATTTGACCAGAAGATTGTCGGATATGCAGATGGGTAAAAACTTAGCAATATTGGTCTGAAAAAAACGCTATTTACCAATACAAGTTAAACAGATTCGATTGGTTGATAAACAACCACATGTTACTGCATGGATTGCTTTCCCGCTTTAAATCGATGTACACAATTTGAACATCGATTGACTACATGTAATGTCGCCTTATTTATAATCTTTGATCCATTTGGAAAGTAGAACattcggtaaaaaaatttaattctatcACACGGTCATTAAAGGAAATGTTGATTTGTAATTtcatatcttttcttttatattgtATAGGCCTCAAATGGTAATATAGACGAGGAGTTATCGCTTCATAATATATCGGATATACGGGTATGTAAGTACGCTTTGTTTCCTTCTTTCTAATACATTCTTTGATCatgtattcctttttttttatttgagactttcttttgattttttttctataataacACAACAAAATAGCATAATTATATGTAATATTGGTTCATTAgggtaatgatttttttgttgaaaattgtatgaTACAGTATAGAACTGCCTGtgttctaaaaaaaatgcagtacaTCCGTAAATCCTCGATCAATTAATCAATCTTCCACCAaacaaaaagtagtaaaatgAAGTATATGGTCAAAGCAAAGACTGTTGTTTTATCATTCTCCTGACTGCTACcttgtgaaaaaaaacaagctAAAAATCTTATCCCAGATGTTGGTTATGTTCGGCGTAGTGTTGTGAACTTAAgtcatatttaaataataaaattatacacGATTTCGTCCAGATATGTATGAAAAATTTATTTGCGCCAGAAGCGCttgtcgtctacaaaagactcaccagtgaagTGCGAATAAAACAGGGGTAGGGTgtgaaaggccaaataaagaacgaagttgtagagcattgagaacaaaaggtcctaaaagtgttgccaaatacagctaaggtaatctataatTCCAGAGGTAGAAAAGCCTGAGTACTtgaaaaatttagaattttgtaaaagagggacgaaagacgcCAAAGGGACAGTTCATTTATTAtcatgaccatatcaatgacaattcagtTCAACACAGatgtgctgactactgggatggtgataccctcatGGAATAATCACCCAACCAGCAGTCGCATCGACCCTGTGGTtgtaaacaaactcatcatggataccatgattgaatttttgtttttgcgttTTAAGACGTTCctttctacaaaagactcacaaAGGACACTCGAATCAAAAAAGgattaaaatcatatttaaacatgtgttatatctaaaaaaaatacgcAAACATGACGAACTACTCTATTCTTCTTATCATACATTTATGACAAGACAAAGttctaaatttttatataattgtgcGAACTCCAATTGACATATAAGTGAGACGACGTGTGTACTTGATATACACATCTCTCGTATAATTTCAGCTGCGTAGAATCAAAACTGAGGAAGACTACATGTAGTATATAAATACATCACATATCATATGGTTTCCTCAAAGTTTAGATTAAGATTCGGGGTAAAGCAAACaaaatcatgtatatactatacATGAAATGTGTAGTGTCAAAGTTGCATTACTTACGTCCAAGATTGATAGAACATAAATTTGTGAATTGATGAGTTTTATTTGGACATTTGATTGATCAAGATTCCCgcatttaattgtttaatttaatattttccttCAGGACAATCAATATTTAGATGCAATAGAAACAATCGGTTCTTTAATCACTCAGTACAACCATGACAGACAAGTAACAGCATTTGGGTTTGGTGCTAAATGGACAAACAGGGATCTTCCATACTGTTTTCCTTTGACAGGAGATCAAAATAGATACACAGTTAAGGGAATCaaggtaaaacaaatatttttattattttaaaagacatttaGTGTATGAACCTTAATGTTGTATTATATAGCGTTTTCAGTTTTTAGCTCTAGGgaacaaatcaccaaaaactAAATGCATATAAATTCGTAAGCCAGACGCGTGTACAAACcaacagtgacgctcgaaaacaaatcaaaggtcaaataaagtacaagCATAATGaagttaacaaaaataattgGAAGCAAAACAACTTCTAATAAAGTGAGGTTGATTTGCAGTGAAACGTGTGCTGATAAATATAGCTATATGCAACACTAGTTTACCAATGTTCAAATCtcgttgttatccattcgtttgatgtgtttggacttttgactttgccttttgatttttggttttcctttttgaattttcctcggagttcagtatttttgtgtttttactttataatCAATTAGGAAAATATGAGGTAACTTCAGGTATCATTTCAAGAATTTcaactgtgtttattttgtcttgcatttattttttcacaatgtTATAAAGGTAACTATCTTTTTTTACGTCAAATTTTGACTTCATATATTGTACAACCTATATTCAATTCACCGAGAATCAATTTCAAAGTGAATCATTTATAACTTGAAATTTTATAGAAGTAAGCAAAttttctaacgtcagacactcGAATCAATGATTGTGTTTGTAGATAGTTTTTGTGTTgtgttaaattgtccctttttaaaattgttacacgatgatgactgctgtacccatatcttgactattttatttattatgtctgtttagttcatgaatcattgtaaatataacggaatttgatgagactgtcatcaaagtgagaggtttcgCGCTTTAAAATCAGGTTTTATCCACAatgttctacatttgaaaatgcctgtaccaagtcaggaatatgacagttcttgtccattcgttttttatgtgttttgtcatttgatttagccatgtgattatggactttccgattagattttcatctgagttcagtatttttgtgattttactgttttcatttcaatgaaaGCGTCGTTAAACACAACAACTATATATTTATCTAaatgtttgaaatgaaaattagcCTACACCTttctataatttatatttacatgtattacaggCAGTAACAGAATCATACGAAACTGCAGTATGTAATCTCAAATTTGGTGGACCTACTCATGTCGCACATGTCATTGAGAGGGCAGCGAATATAGCAGAGAGGGAAAATATATCACAGAATAAACAAGTGTATACTGTACTGCTGATCATTACGGTAGGTAATTAACCGAAATGCATTGTAtggttatatttacatgatgttACAATATCCGAACCAATGTATCAATCAGTTGATAGTTCATTACCACCAATCTTCATTCAATTTAACTTCTAAAGCGAAGAAAACTTAAATTTTGTCGATCCCCTACTTTAATGTTATGTAAAGTTCTAATTTTGTGGTAAATTAGCGGAATAACAGTTAAACATACAAAGACAGTCAACAAAGTCAACAATGGACATTCAACAATTACACAGCATTAACTGTTAAAATGAATTGCAAATAACATGATTTAATTGCATTGAAGATAAGTGTTTCTCTTTGTTCTTTCTTACAATACTAtacaactatattttttttaaatcgttgtataaatgaataaaaaatagttaaaaaatgCAACATTTATATGCATACAATGAAGCGATCCAAAAAATGCCACCGTCATCGTCGACGACAATATTGTTCAATCAGTTGTTAaagataatttaatttatacagCAAAAGCCCTGTCAAACCTTAATCGAACTTAATGATATGTGAACAGAAGTTATCTTATAACAAAAGTTCACAGTATTAGTATTCAAagcaaaagttaaaaaagatagaATGTTATTGTTAGTCTTACGTTTAATTTTCGAACTTATCCAGTGCAGTTATTTCGGTATTGTTTAGACAATTTGCTTGTAGTCAGCCAAAATCTTTCATTTAACGTTCAGACTATTCAATAGTTGTTATTTTCACAAACACTTCAACCTCGTACGTTTTTGTATTGAATTCTATGAAAACCTACTGAACAGAACTGAATTAACTGTACTAAATTCACTAAAAGACTGAAAAAATTATTCTGAAGATTTTTCAGCTGTTATTAGGCTTACTGTTTCAGAATGAAATTCGTTTACTATCGAGACCAGcatattcttttgttttatagaatATCTAATGTGACACATATTCTTTCTTAAAactgatttcataaaaaaaaaatacttctgaATTTTAGAAagaatttactgtttgcaaactttcaaatatttttgttagatttcaatgaaaatgggaaaaaaattaGTAACAAATTTAGGCAGTAGTTTACCGTCGtttgaaatctaataaatggaataaaaagatacaaatcaggatagaaaataaaaactgaaattCCATGAATTCTAAAAAGAAGCGATACCGGGTGTGTTGACAGGTTAGGTGTCTCTTTCTGTGCATCAAACACCCGTCATGCAAATCAATACCTATACGAATGATAAAAAGGTATAGTTTTCACAAAAGATAAAGTAAACTATTGTCTGTTTTTTTCCTTATAGGATGGCGTTATAAATGACTTGGACCGAACCATACGTCGAGTGGTGTCTGTTAGTCATCTTCCATTATCCATCGTTATCATCGGTGTCGGACCTGCAGATTTTTCATTAATGGTAATAATGCAATAgatattaattgaaaaaaatactgctTCATTATAAGTAAGGACAACAATAAATATCATCATCTATGGAACAGCGAaagatatataattaataaaacaacaacacacAAATAACCattgtatttgaaatcaaacCAAAAGCTTTGGATTTCCTTTTGGTTTGTTTGCAATCaaagaattgattttttaaGCGTTCATATGTGGGTATACTTGATTCTGTTTGTTTCTCTATTCAATTTAATCGATTGTAATATGTTAATATCACAAATGCCAGTAAAACAAGGACACAACTATATTTCTGAGGCATTTGATATCATCCCAAGATAGACGTGGAGGCTATATTTTCTTTTCGTATACATCTTACCTTATTTTTGTGTATGTCTGTTTTGCAGTTTGTCATCCCGTTTCTAGTCCAtgtattcaatttttatatttttatatttgttaccCCTGTGATTTAGTTATCTTGAAAATCTTGAAGTGCTAAACTGTTATTTTGAAgacttgtttttattatataaagtttcaaaatgcCTTAAAAGATTGACAAAGtgtatcaaaaatattaaaaggctTTAAAACAACCATGTTAATGTATTATACTTTCTTTATTTTAGGGGCAATTTAATTCTGATCGAGaagtcaaattgaaaaatgacaaaacaaaggAAGAAGCACTTCGACGTAACACATATTTTGCAGcatttaaaaaagacaatatgAATACAAGTGCTAATATTTCTGCAGTAAGTAattaatgaatttttattgaaTCAAGAAGTGCTACCCTCGTTTTTACTTTATATCCTGCTTTACAAAACACGCAAGAGATCCACAAGTCTAAGGGTCAACCCAAATATAATTGAAGCAGTAAACTACGGGTTTACAATTTATGATATAGAAGACTTCACACTGAATTGGAACccaatgttttgaattatgctGTCCAATGCTATTCAACCTGATTGCCTTGGGTTTCCGAAAGATTTTACTCAAACACCAATCATAGCAAAGTATGATGTCGAAACTGTAAGTCAATGGACACTGTATGCCAATGTTCAAAATTCCtgaatatgatttttatattctaatgaagatataaaaaaaatcgtagtCATATCATGGAATTGGATTATATAAAGGTCCAGGTATACATGAAATACTGACGTTTCAAATGACTTTGCCTCGATCTCCTGAAAATGTGCTTTAATCACAGTAAACATGTTCGTTTCAATTAAATACTTAATAGTTTTTAGTACATTAAATGTACAAGGCATATCCTGATACACCTATTAACACATTGCATAAAAAGTGTTGGTTTGTGTTTTGAAACAACAGATGTGTTATCAATATTATGCAGGAGTAGATCAGACAATTTGATTCAATGTTCTTCCATACAGATCCCATATATCCTAATGAAATTTGATTGAACTGCACATTACGATGCGTTGACAGTTTATAGCTATGATATTATAAAAGGGTTTACGAAAAAGATATGTGTTTTAGAGTACCCCTTTGTAAAGACAATCTGCATTctcaatacattttgttttagcgATAAGATTTAATTTCTATTGTATTTGCTGTTAATAACACATTATCAAACTGTCTTGTAGAATATCatgaaggtaaaaaaaacacatataagcTTTCATAAATGCAATATAAGATGGGCTTTTCTCtttattaaatatcaaatgCACTTACTAACATGCATGCAAAAACCAAGTTTAAGGAAAATGATAAACTTCAAGATATATATCTTCAATGCGCATGTACGGGATCCatcattgaaaaaatacatcCAGATTCTAGTTGAAGATGAAGTAGTGATATAATTTTGTCAATTATTAAATGTTACTAAAAACATATCCTTGTCTTACTGCCTACAATATATTCATAGCAAACTTAGATTTATTTAATACAAACATTCACTTATATATAAgcttttataattgtaatataagATGCTTTTTCAGTTTTTGAGTTGTTGATAATATGTATTCGTGAGACGAATGTCAATATTGATATTAATTGACCGTTATGCTTTATCATATATACTGTATTTATTGTAAGATATTTTGTACTCAGTAagcagatttattttttatggaaaaaatCAGCTTTAAAGTCATGGCTGATTAGGTTTATACCGTATTAAACAGTTTTTCTCCTTCTTTTAGTGGATTGTTGGGTCtaaaacacatgaaaacataaaaaaaaacattaatcaaGATCTAGACCTTTACGTTTTCAAAATAGTATCAGTAGCGTAAGTTTTAATATCCTGCGAAACGGATTAGATTCTTAGTAAGATTAGAGTTATCTCGCTTACTTCAATATCTTTACTGTTTTAGGCTAGAGAATCGTTTGCAGCTCTTTCAATGCAGATTTTAgaatacatgaaaataaatagtatCCATCCAAACAAGGCCAAATTACTACGCAATGAAAAAGAATGGTTTGATCCTGACAACGAGATAGATGACATGGAAGTATcttcaaaacttataaaagtGACTTCATCGGCCTCATTATCAGGATTGTCCCATAACGGTAAGTATTTTACACTCACTGCATATACCGTTTGGTTATTTTCAGTATGTTGTATTTTCTTGATATGCACCGTTTAACGTACGGTAAACCAAATACTTCATCAAAACAACAATAGCCGATCAACGAACGTTTCTGCAATTCTTTTGGTCTGAATATTCACCTACCATAATATAAGGCTGACAGACTATCAGCTAATTGCTCGCAATGGTTTtaatttgtgttatttaaaaatgtttctctTTTACTTTGAAGAAAGCTGTTTCGAATTAAACTATGTAATACTGAATTAATACAGAAAGACCTGTAAATTGTCATTTGAGCTGTACAAATTTGTTTGGAACCATACATTTGTCAGTCATTTTCTAGTCCGTTCGTCACTGATTAGAATCTTTGCTAggggaaattttgacatttggtATGTACTGTAACTTCATGTTGTGCGGAACATTGCATGCAATTTTAGAAAACCCGCTTGACGATGCTTTGAATATCCTCTGAGGTCtagataatatttattaaagaaaagtcTCATTTATGCACAATATAGCTGtaagtcatttattttttgccaTATGCTCAAAACGACTCGCCGGATATTTCAATGTGTTGAACTAAGTCTTAGAATAATCAAACCTTATCTCAAACATTTTCTGTGATCTCTGAATTTCTTTTGCAGGTCCTTCATGTCCAACATGTGGTGCACAAATTGAACCAGGATCGAATCTTTACTCAGACATTGACAACTGTTCATAACAAAAACCATTTGTTTAATAATAACAAGTGATAATACtttttacattgtatatatttttctgagCATATGGATAATCAACATGGTAGTCTCTATAAGTATGTTTTAATACTATGATACCCTAACTCTAGTCAGATTTAATATGGTTGTGTGCGTACTATTTttaagagagagagagagagagagagagagagagagagagagagagagagagagagagagagagagatttCTTTGCAAATGTCAAAAGTCAAAATGAGAACCAACCTTacagtttttttattataataatatattttatccgTGCAATtcctttaaatttcaatttgttaAGTTTTTCAATTGTAATTTCTGCATTAACAAACATTTATCTATGTATAAATCAGAACAGGCATTAGTTAATACAAGTATTTTCTAGATTTGATTTGTTCGTGTTATAATGTTTGTCTTTCATATATatgatatagaaaaataataaaaactgtCTTGATATATAAAGATAACGTTCAAAATGTATACTTCCATTGTGGTGAGTGTTCTGCCTTTTCTTGTAGTATTtgttggttgttgtttttttttt includes these proteins:
- the LOC134687404 gene encoding copine-3-like; protein product: MTSEIDPALLALSGSKIEILISCNNLADLDEFTKTDPMCVMSIKQFGQWKEYGRTEAIRNTLNPRFVSSFIVNLEPSITQHLKFSLYDIDSRSQELKHHDFVGFTDMTLDKLLNYPKTVCTTSKNLRTAGDSRPRGMINITTEILKDSRNKVSIHAQGHKLDKKGLFSMNKPDVYLEISRSIENIVYLPVYRSEIVYKSTNPRWRPFEISLQKLCNTEWDRNIEFSCWHYSGSNYHLIGRKITSLRDMNNQPMNGHYKEVPLSSPKKEKSGKKKPTYTGSLRFYQFRVDLHYTLLDFIRGGLELNLVIAVDFTASNGNIDEELSLHNISDIRDNQYLDAIETIGSLITQYNHDRQVTAFGFGAKWTNRDLPYCFPLTGDQNRYTVKGIKAVTESYETAVCNLKFGGPTHVAHVIERAANIAERENISQNKQVYTVLLIITDGVINDLDRTIRRVVSVSHLPLSIVIIGVGPADFSLMGQFNSDREVKLKNDKTKEEALRRNTYFAAFKKDNMNTSANISAARESFAALSMQILEYMKINSIHPNKAKLLRNEKEWFDPDNEIDDMEVSSKLIKVTSSASLSGLSHNGPSCPTCGAQIEPGSNLYSDIDNCS